One window of the Lipingzhangella halophila genome contains the following:
- a CDS encoding type III polyketide synthase: MTSARITGTGTAFPPTALAQGRLPELLPAGHPNADVLHRIVESSGIRRRRLVVDPDTEDVSSWGTRARMRRFQQEALPLAHDALADALAAAGTEPGEVGLLCVVSSTGYQSPGVDSRLIRELGMSPATQRMFVGHMGCYAALPGLAACVDFARCHPSPAALLNVELSSLHLQPPPWDTEQLVINTLFGDGAVAMVVQGADRPGRGPAVVDVASYTDVEHEDHMTWEVGDTGFPMGLSPKIPDLIAARLPEVVRALLGPHDLTAAEVGWWAVHPGGAKIIEAAEESLALAPEATAASRAVLAEYGNCSSAGLPIVLAELQRTNPLPPGEPGVAMTFGPGLTLYTALLRGG; the protein is encoded by the coding sequence ATGACATCGGCGCGGATCACCGGTACCGGGACGGCTTTCCCCCCGACGGCGCTGGCGCAGGGCCGCCTGCCCGAGTTGCTGCCGGCCGGACACCCCAACGCCGACGTGCTGCACAGGATCGTGGAGAGTTCCGGAATCCGGCGGCGCCGCCTGGTCGTCGATCCCGATACCGAGGACGTCTCCTCGTGGGGGACCCGGGCCCGAATGCGGCGCTTCCAACAGGAGGCGCTCCCCCTGGCCCATGATGCCCTCGCCGATGCCCTCGCGGCCGCTGGCACCGAACCCGGTGAGGTCGGCCTGCTGTGTGTCGTGTCATCCACCGGTTACCAGTCTCCGGGCGTGGACTCGCGGCTGATCCGCGAGCTGGGGATGTCCCCGGCCACCCAGCGGATGTTCGTCGGACATATGGGGTGCTACGCGGCGCTGCCGGGGTTGGCCGCGTGCGTCGACTTCGCGCGTTGCCATCCGAGCCCGGCGGCGCTGCTCAACGTGGAGCTGTCCTCGCTGCACCTCCAGCCCCCGCCGTGGGACACCGAGCAGCTCGTCATCAACACGCTGTTCGGCGACGGCGCGGTGGCCATGGTGGTACAGGGTGCGGATCGGCCGGGCCGCGGGCCAGCGGTGGTGGACGTGGCCTCCTACACCGATGTCGAGCACGAGGACCATATGACATGGGAGGTGGGCGACACCGGATTCCCGATGGGGCTGTCGCCCAAAATCCCCGACCTGATCGCCGCGCGCCTTCCCGAAGTGGTCCGTGCTCTGCTCGGGCCGCATGACCTGACGGCCGCGGAGGTGGGTTGGTGGGCGGTCCATCCCGGCGGGGCGAAGATCATCGAGGCGGCGGAGGAGAGCCTGGCTCTCGCCCCGGAGGCAACGGCGGCCTCTCGCGCGGTGCTGGCCGAGTACGGAAACTGCTCCTCAGCCGGGCTCCCCATTGTCCTGGCCGAACTCCAGCGCACCAACCCTCTCCCTCCCGGCGAACCCGGTGTGGCCATGACGTTCGGTCCCGGCCTCACCCTCTACACCGCCCTGCTGCGGGGCGGGTGA